In Trifolium pratense cultivar HEN17-A07 linkage group LG7, ARS_RC_1.1, whole genome shotgun sequence, a genomic segment contains:
- the LOC123894174 gene encoding protein PAT1 homolog: MVDMDGFGGGDDVRGISNKLDQFGDIPIPKEGEVFDATQYAFFGQDACVEEVELGGLEDDDCLPESNEEEFLLNREEVEDVKSLSDIDDLSTDFWKLNKVEIGPQSTAIISERGSRENSTAEWTRRNDDLNWFDQNPYDSEGSLDGRRLSSQPYSSLAPLQESNSLYRTYSYPEQPRPQQQQPYIQHGSSESISNWFDQPFRDSGTQDAKRWSSQPHSSIANVEESKSLYSTSLYPEKPQELLHFSNDSILAPNSSFTSFPPPGGRSQQASPSHNTGPLNIPYHAVGAQMALSPQNRSHLSNSALQLGGLNHGSPVGGNMRQYPMGSPLNQRIPNQLVNQAGLYNNGVHPNISSGLAMINKYDQMLGMMELRDQMPKSAQMGRQNIRFSPQGFDMSNQKFNNGFPRFRSKYMSTEELENIFRLQLAATHTNDPYVDDYYNQGCRAKKDSSDRRHFSPAQIREIPQRASSNEPHAFLQVDALGRVPFSSIRRPRPLLEVDPPNSSRAGDPEQKISEKPLEQEPMLVSRVTIEDGLCVLLDVDDIDRFLQFNKQLQDGGDHLKRKRQGLLEGLSATLQLVDPLGRNGHTVELAAKDDFVFLRIVSLPKGRKLLARYLQLLFPGGDLMRVVCMAICRHLRFLFGSLPSDPTASETVINLAKVVSNCICEMDLVALSVCLASVVCSSEPPPLRPLGSAAGDGTSLILVSVLQRATQLLTDPHAASNYTIRNRSLWQASFDEFFALLAKYCFSKYDSIVQAFLAQGASNMAVIGPDFARAISSEIPVDLLRASLPHTDDRQKKILLDFAQRSVVGYNSNSGGNGHQVNSQSSQ, translated from the exons ATGGTCGATATGGATGGATTTGGTGGTGGGGATGATGTTCGAGGAATTTCTAACAAACTAGATCAATTTGGGGATATTCCTATTCCTAAAG AAGGTGAAGTTTTTGATGCGACACAATATGCATTTTTCGGTCAAGATGCTTGTGTAGAAGAAGTTGAGTTGGGAGGGTTAGAAGATGATGACTGTTTGCCTGAGTCTAATGAGGAGGAGTTCCTTCTTAATAGAGAAGAg GTTGAGGATGTAAAATCTCTTTCTGATATTGATGATCTCAGCACCGATTTTTGGAAG TTGAACAAGGTTGAAATTGGACCACAAAGCACAGCAATTATCAGTGAACGGGGATCAAGAGAAA ATTCTACGGCTGAATGGACACGAAGGAATGATGATCTTAACTGGTTTGACCAGAATCCTTATGATAGTGAAGGTTCTCTGGATGGTAGAAGACTGTCATCACAGCCTTATTCTTCTCTTGCCCCTTTACAAGAATCAAATTCTTTGTATAGAACTTATTCATATCCTGAGCAGCCAAGGccgcaacaacaacaaccctaCATCCAACATGGCTCAagtgaatcaatttcaaactgGTTTGATCAGCCTTTTCGTGATTCTGGAACACAGGATGCCAAACGATGGTCATCACAGCCACATTCCTCCATTGCAAACGTAGAAGAATCGAAGTCCTTGTACAGTACTTCTCTATATCCTGAGAAACCACAGGAGCTTCTTCATTTTTCTAATGATTCTATTTTGGCACCAAATTCTTCATTTACTTCTTTTCCTCCACCCGGTGGTAGATCTCAGCAGGCTTCTCCAAGTCATAATACAGGTCCCTTAAACATTCCTTATCATGCTGTAGGAGCTCAGATGGCACTGTCTCCTCAAAACCGTTCTCATCTATCCAATTCTGCACTACAGTTGGGTGGATTAAACCATGGATCACCTGTTGGTGGAAACATGCGCCAATATCCTATGGGTTCCCCTCTTAATCAACGAATACCGAATCAATTGGTCAATCAGGCAGgcctatataataatggagttCATCCCAATATTTCTTCTGGTTTAGCCATGATCAACAAATATGATCAGATGCTTGGGATGATGGAACTGAGGGATCAGATGCCAAAATCTGCCCAAATGGGTAGACAGAATATCCGATTTTCTCCTCAGGGTTTTGATATGAGTAACCAAAAATTCAATAATGGATTTCCCCGATTTAGGTCTAAGTATATGTCGACTGAGGAACTTGAGAATATATTTAGATTGCAGCTTGCAGCGACCCATACTAATGATCCATATGTAGATGATTATTATAACCAAGGCTGTCGTGCAAAAAAAGATTCAAGTGATAGGCGTCACTTTTCACCAGCTCAAATAAGGGAAATCCCTCAGCGGGCTTCTTCTAATGAACCACATGCTTTTCTTCAGGTTGATGCTCTAGGGAGGGTTCCATTCTCATCAATTCGCAGGCCACGTCCTCTACTGGAAGTTGATCCACCTAACTCCTCACGTGCTGGTGATCCTGAGCAAAAGATTTCAGAAAAGCCCCTTGAACAGGAGCCAATGTTGGTATCAAGGGTCACAATTGAGGATGGTCTTTGTGTTCTTCTGGATGTAGATGATATTGACCGTTTCCTACAGTTTAATAAGCAGCTTCAAGATGGTGGAGATCATTTAAAACGTAAAAGGCAGGGTCTTTTGGAAGGTCTTTCAGCCACACTTCAGTTAGTTGATCCACTTGGAAGAAATGGACATACAGTTGAACTTGCTGcaaaagatgattttgtttttctcagGATAGTTTCTCTACCCAAAGGTCGAAAACTACTTGCTAGGTACCTTCAACTACTTTTTCCAGGTGGGGATCTTATGCGGGTAGTCTGCATGGCCATTTGTCGTCATTTAAGATTCTTATTTGGCAGTCTTCCCTCTGATCCAACTGCATCAGAAACTGTAATTAACCTTGCTAAGGTGGTTTCAAATTGCATCTGTGAGATGGATCTTGTTGCACTTAGTGTTTGCCTTGCTTCAGTTGTTTGTTCTTCTGAGCCACCGCCTCTGCGTCCCCTTGGAAGCGCTGCTGGAGATGGGACTTCCCTTATTTTAGTATCAGTGCTTCAGAGGGCTACTCAACTTTTAACTGATCCTCATGCGGCTAGCAACTATACCATTAGAAATCGTTCTCTTTGGCAAGCTTCATTTGATGAATTCTTTGCTCTTCTCGCCAAGTATTGTTTCAGTAAATATGATAGCATCGTGCAAGCATTCCTTGCTCAAGGGGCATCAAATATGGCGGTCATTGGGCCTGATTTTGCTAGAGCTATTAGCAGTGAGATACCAGTTGATCTCTTGCGTGCAAGTCTACCTCACACTGATGATCGccagaaaaaaatattactcgACTTTGCTCAGCGCTCTGTAGTTGGATATAATAGTAATTCTGGTGGTAATGGTCACCAAGTAAACTCACAGTCCAGTCAGTGA